Proteins encoded together in one Rubripirellula reticaptiva window:
- the rpsF gene encoding 30S ribosomal protein S6 encodes MAKNTYETLLILDSNMYARDPGTVAQQISDIITEAGGDVLVSRLWMEQKLAYPIAKHQKGTYWLAYFEMEGPNLVKIDRAFHLCEPVLRQLTLKLEPRLIEPILANARGESIRVSASAETAEEETVDDESDEVETADA; translated from the coding sequence GTGGCTAAGAACACCTACGAAACGCTGCTGATCCTTGACAGCAACATGTACGCTCGCGATCCGGGCACCGTTGCTCAACAGATCAGCGACATCATCACCGAAGCTGGCGGCGACGTCCTGGTCAGCCGCTTGTGGATGGAGCAAAAGCTGGCATACCCCATTGCGAAGCACCAGAAAGGCACCTATTGGTTGGCCTACTTCGAAATGGAAGGGCCGAACTTGGTCAAAATTGACCGCGCGTTCCACCTTTGCGAACCTGTCCTGCGCCAACTGACGCTGAAGTTGGAACCACGGTTGATCGAGCCTATTTTGGCGAACGCTCGCGGTGAATCCATCCGCGTTTCGGCATCGGCAGAGACCGCCGAGGAAGAAACTGTAGATGACGAATCAGATGAAGTAGAAACCGCCGACGCGTAG